One Candidatus Neomarinimicrobiota bacterium DNA segment encodes these proteins:
- a CDS encoding prolyl oligopeptidase family serine peptidase: protein LVIMGGSYGGYMTNWVITQTNLFEVAASRYGIFDLKSDFSNSIYAQWELDYLGKPYWETPNLYRRMSPSTFIKKAKTPTLILHGAEDENTFTSNSRELARALKTLAVPHRFFLYPREGHGMDEPNHRLDVFQRQLSWVNYHLGRKAALSGEDWLSKDIQVQILSVNKKARFLNYPDETFLKIKLLIDGSQSINPHPFTLADFRLQPWSNKVLGLPSGQILLQDQNFRFELGPDTPSIELELIFQKTDDPDQELHIKGVGSFTIP from the coding sequence CTGGTGATCATGGGCGGTTCCTACGGCGGCTACATGACAAATTGGGTGATCACTCAAACAAACCTGTTTGAAGTGGCCGCAAGCCGTTATGGGATCTTTGACCTGAAAAGTGATTTCTCCAACTCCATCTATGCCCAGTGGGAGCTTGATTATCTGGGAAAGCCGTACTGGGAAACTCCTAATCTTTATCGGCGGATGTCCCCTTCCACCTTTATCAAAAAAGCCAAAACACCCACCCTGATCCTTCATGGAGCTGAGGATGAGAACACTTTCACCTCAAATTCAAGAGAACTCGCCAGGGCTTTAAAAACTTTGGCAGTGCCCCATCGGTTTTTCCTCTACCCGAGAGAGGGTCACGGAATGGATGAGCCCAACCATCGATTGGATGTATTTCAACGCCAATTGTCCTGGGTGAATTACCATTTGGGTCGAAAAGCGGCCTTGAGTGGCGAAGATTGGCTGAGTAAGGATATCCAGGTCCAGATCCTGAGCGTTAACAAAAAGGCCCGTTTTCTGAATTACCCTGATGAAACATTTCTTAAGATCAAGCTACTGATAGATGGTTCACAGTCAATCAACCCACACCCGTTTACCCTGGCTGATTTCCGACTTCAACCGTGGTCCAACAAAGTACTCGGTCTCCCCAGTGGTCAGATCCTGCTCCAAGACCAGAATTTCAGGTTTGAGTTAGGACCGGATACACCAAGCATTGAGCTAGAGCTGATCTTTCAGAAAACAGATGACCCAGACCAGGAGTTACACATCAAAGGTGTGGGGAGTTTTACCATCCCCTAA
- a CDS encoding DoxX family protein, translating to MDFLNKISEHGHWLIRLSLAGIFLFHGFIKFPMAEMMSQSMGMPLLMIYLLATMEVVGGIFILAGAIFNDLLTRIAGGIFVLTMTGAIGMVHWPQWSFVASESHPMGGMEFQLLTLLISLLFVAGGNRAVVPASE from the coding sequence ATGGATTTCTTAAACAAAATTTCAGAGCATGGACACTGGTTGATCAGACTATCACTGGCAGGTATCTTTTTATTTCACGGTTTTATAAAATTTCCAATGGCGGAAATGATGTCCCAATCAATGGGTATGCCCTTACTCATGATCTACCTGTTGGCAACCATGGAAGTGGTCGGTGGTATCTTTATTCTGGCCGGCGCAATATTTAACGACTTATTGACCCGCATTGCAGGTGGTATATTCGTATTGACCATGACAGGTGCCATCGGCATGGTACACTGGCCCCAGTGGAGCTTTGTGGCGTCAGAGAGTCATCCCATGGGAGGTATGGAGTTCCAGTTATTAACCCTGCTGATCTCTTTGCTTTTTGTGGCAGGAGGAAATCGCGCTGTGGTACCTGCTTCTGAATAA